One region of Macadamia integrifolia cultivar HAES 741 chromosome 11, SCU_Mint_v3, whole genome shotgun sequence genomic DNA includes:
- the LOC122093334 gene encoding equilibrative nucleotide transporter 3-like, whose product MTALGGNGTPSKIEGRSMALFLCWVLGYGSLMSWNSMLTIGDYYMELFPTYHPARVLTLVYQPFAFTTVSILAYNEARIDTRKRNLFGYILFFIASFMVLVVNLATSGKGGIGPFVGICVLSACFGIADAFVQGGMVGDLSLMAPEMVQSFFAGLAASGALTSILRLITKAAYDKYKDGFRKGAILFFAITSFSELVCVLVYAFIFPKLSIVKYYRSKAASEGSKTVASDLAVAGITISSQDEEDPKRSERLSKKELIFQNIDYLISLYLIYVLTLSIFPGFLSEDSGTHSLGSWYVVVLIAMYNVWDLVGRYVPLIKGLMMESRKGLMISTLCRFLFIPAFYFTAKYGDQGWMLMLTSLLGLSNGYFTVCIMTAAPKGYKGPEQNALGNLLVVSLLGGLFSGVVLDWMWLIGKKW is encoded by the exons ATGACTGCTCTTGGTGGAAATGGTACTCCATCCAAGATTGAG GGAAGAAGTATGGCATTGTTTCTATGTTGGGTCCTTGGATATGGGAGCCTTATGTCTTGGAACAGTATGTTGACAATCGGAGATTATTATATGGAGTTGTTTCCG ACATACCATCCTGCAAGGGTACTCACATTGGTTTACCAACCTTTTGCATTTACAACAGTTTCAATACTTGCATACAATGAGGCCAGGATCGATACAAGAAAACGAAACTTGTTTGGATATATCCTTTTCTTCATTGCTTCGTTTATGGTTCTAGTT GTGAATCTAGCTACATCTGGGAAGGGGGGAATTGGACCTTTTGTTGGCATATGTGTACTTAGTGCTTGCTTCGGAATTGCAGATGCTTTTGTTCAGGGTGGAATGGTTGGGGATCTCTCTTTAATGGCGCCCGAGATGGTCCAA TCTTTCTTTGCTGGTCTGGCTGCATCAGGGGCTCTAACCTCTATTTTGAGGCTAATTACAAAAGCTGCCTACGATAAATATAAAGATGGTTTTCGCAAAGGAGCTA ttcttttctttgccatcACTTCATTTTCCGAGCTGGTATGTGTTCTTGTATATGCATTCATCTTTCCCAAACTGTCAATTGTGAAGTATTATCGTTCAAAGGCAGCTTCAGAAGGATCGAAAACTGTTGCATCTGACCTTGCTGTTGCTGGCATTACAATATCAAGCCAA GATGAAGAAGATCCAAAACGATCCGAGCGTCTGTcaaaaaaagaattaattttCCAGAACATAGATTATTTAATTTCCCTCTATCTCATTTATGTGTTGACACTGTCAATTTTCCCTGGATTCTTATCTGAAGATAGTGGCACTCATAGCTTGGGTTCATG GTATGTAGTTGTTCTAATTGCAATGTATAATGTCTGGGATCTGGTTGGAAGATATGTTCCTCTCATAAAAGGCCTGATGATGGAGTCACGAAAGGGCTTAATGATCTCCACTCTTTGtcgttttttatttattccggCATTCTACTTCACAGCTAAATATGGAGATCAAGGTTGGATGCTTATGTTGACATCCCTTTTGGGATTGTCCAATGGTTACTTCACTGTATGTATCATGACTGCAGCACCCAAAGGTTACAAG GGACCGGAACAAAATGCCTTGGGGAATTTGCTTGTAGTATCTCTTCTTGGAGGCTTATTTTCAGGGGTAGTCCTCGACTGGATGTGGCTCATAGGCAAAAAATGGTGA